CGCGTCCCATCTGCTGCAGCCGCTCGCCGACGATGCCGTATTTGCGGGTCAGGATGGCGAGGGGAAAGCGCCCCAGTTCGCCGCAGGTGCGAACGCCGAGCAGGGCGAGCTGGCGCTTTAGTTTCGGGCCGATGCCGCAGAGTTCGCCGGCCGGCACCGTTTCGAGCAGGGCGGGAATCTCGGCCGGGCGCAGGACGGTGAGGCCGTCCGGCTTCTTCATCTCCGAGGCGAGCTTGGCCAGCAGCTTGTTCGGCGCCACGCCGATCGAGCAGGTGAGTCCGAAGCGGTGGCGGATGCGCGCCTTGATCTGGTGGGCGATCCGCTCGGGCGGGCCGAAGAGGGTGAGGCAGCCGGTCAGGTCGAGGAACGCTTCGTCGATGGAGAAGACCTCGACCAGCGGCGTGTAGTCGCGCAGGATGGCGACGATGCCGGCAGAGGTGTGGGTGTAGCGGCGGTTGTTGCCGACCACCAGAACGATCCCGGGGCAGCGCTCCGTCGCCTCGCGGACGGTCATGCCGGTCCTTACTCCGCAGGCCCGCGCCTCGTAGGAGGCGGTGGTGATGATGGTGCGCGCCCCCGAGCCGATCACCGCCACCGGCTTTCCCCGGAGTGCCGGATTGTTCTGCTGCTCGACCGCGGCGAAGAAGGCGTTCATGTCGACGTGCAGGATGGTGCGGTCGCTCATGGCGACTCCGCCTCCTGCCCCGCCAGGACCCAGGTCTGGCGGCCGGTGTCGAAGACCAGCTCGTAGAGGGCGCCGCCGGCAATGACGGTGAAGTGGATGGCGGCTGTCGCCCCCTCCCGCTCGTGCCAGCGGTAGGTAACCTCGCCGATCTCGTACTTGCGCCGCCGCCAGTCGAACCAGACCGGGCGGATATGGCTCCCCGGGCCGAAGACGGCACCGACGCGGACTGGCTCGTTGATGCGCTGCATGGTTCTACTCCATGATCCGGTAGAGGCCGACGACCTTGCCGACGAGGATGACTTCGCCGTCGCCGGAGCGGACGATGATCGGCTTCAGAGCAGGGTTCTCCGGCTGCAAGCGGATGTGGTCCGGCTCGCGGAAGAAGCGCTTGAGGGTCGCCTCGCCGTCGAGGAGGGCGACGACGATTTCGCCGTTGGCTGCCGTCGGCTGCGGACGGACCAGGGCAAGGTCTC
Above is a window of Desulfuromonadales bacterium DNA encoding:
- the dinB gene encoding DNA polymerase IV, encoding MSDRTILHVDMNAFFAAVEQQNNPALRGKPVAVIGSGARTIITTASYEARACGVRTGMTVREATERCPGIVLVVGNNRRYTHTSAGIVAILRDYTPLVEVFSIDEAFLDLTGCLTLFGPPERIAHQIKARIRHRFGLTCSIGVAPNKLLAKLASEMKKPDGLTVLRPAEIPALLETVPAGELCGIGPKLKRQLALLGVRTCGELGRFPLAILTRKYGIVGERLQQMGR